One genomic region from Pyramidobacter piscolens W5455 encodes:
- the infB gene encoding translation initiation factor IF-2, with product MRVYELAKLLEMNNKDLLTLLEKVNVPVKSHMSTIDDDAIQLVEEEVEKSKKKKTSSGKSAPAKAEPEKKAPAPKAGKGESKTPAPAAAEKKTVKVKHGGCVKDLADALGLSAAEAVKKLMGAGMMAPASAPLNDDILLTLGDACGVDVDWSDEAPAAEEKKEAEPKAPAGGKAAPRGSHLKPRSPIVTVMGHVDHGKTSLLDAIRKTHVTAREAGGITQHIGASHVTYNGKEIVFLDTPGHEAFTSMRARGAQCTDIAVLVVAADDGVMPQTIEAINHAKAAGVPIIVAINKMDKPTANPQQVMQELSGYGLVSEAWGGDTVMVEISAKSGKGVDQLLEMISLVAEMQDLKADPTVPPEGVVIEARLDKGQGAVASVIVQQGTLCRGDLILFDTCWGKVRAMFNDAGKNVTQAGPSTAVEIIGLNGVPQPGEHFHQIGSEKEARDYFANLEAERRNAQNNTAVKRMTLEDLYSQMQDGEKPVLNLVIKCDVQGTIEAIVGSLEKLGTEDVGINIVHTAVGRISESDIMLATASNAIVVGFNVRPENSASKLAEKENVQIRLYSIIYEIIDDVKAAMEGLLTPTIKENSLGEVEIRKIFKAPKVGKIAGCRVMKGAIKRGSKVRLVRDGIVIWEGSVASLRREKDEASEVREGFECGMTFTNYQDFREGDMVEAYELVEEKRTL from the coding sequence AAAAGAAAAAAACTTCCTCCGGAAAGAGCGCGCCCGCCAAAGCCGAGCCTGAAAAGAAGGCGCCCGCGCCGAAAGCGGGAAAGGGCGAGAGCAAAACGCCCGCTCCGGCCGCGGCGGAAAAGAAAACCGTGAAAGTCAAACACGGCGGCTGCGTGAAAGATCTGGCCGACGCGCTCGGACTTTCCGCCGCCGAGGCCGTGAAGAAGCTGATGGGCGCCGGAATGATGGCGCCCGCATCCGCGCCTTTGAACGACGACATCCTGCTCACCCTCGGCGACGCCTGCGGCGTCGACGTCGATTGGAGCGACGAAGCGCCCGCCGCGGAAGAGAAAAAAGAAGCCGAACCGAAAGCGCCCGCCGGCGGCAAGGCGGCGCCGCGCGGTTCGCATCTCAAACCGCGCTCGCCCATCGTCACCGTCATGGGGCACGTCGATCACGGCAAGACCTCGCTGCTCGACGCGATCCGCAAAACTCACGTGACGGCCCGCGAAGCCGGCGGCATCACCCAGCACATCGGCGCTTCGCACGTTACGTACAACGGCAAGGAAATCGTGTTCCTCGACACCCCCGGGCACGAAGCCTTCACCTCCATGCGCGCCCGCGGCGCCCAGTGCACCGACATCGCCGTGCTGGTCGTCGCCGCCGACGACGGCGTCATGCCTCAGACCATCGAAGCCATCAATCACGCCAAGGCCGCCGGCGTTCCCATCATCGTCGCCATCAACAAGATGGACAAACCTACCGCCAACCCGCAGCAGGTCATGCAGGAACTGAGCGGCTACGGCCTCGTGTCCGAAGCGTGGGGCGGCGACACCGTCATGGTGGAAATATCCGCCAAGTCCGGCAAGGGCGTGGATCAGCTGCTGGAAATGATTTCGCTCGTGGCCGAGATGCAGGATCTCAAGGCCGATCCTACCGTTCCGCCCGAAGGCGTCGTCATCGAAGCCCGTCTCGACAAGGGGCAGGGCGCCGTCGCCTCCGTGATCGTGCAGCAGGGAACGCTGTGCCGTGGCGATCTGATCCTGTTCGACACCTGCTGGGGAAAGGTGCGCGCCATGTTCAACGATGCCGGCAAGAACGTCACACAGGCCGGTCCCAGCACCGCCGTCGAGATCATCGGCCTGAACGGCGTGCCTCAGCCAGGCGAGCACTTCCACCAGATCGGTTCCGAGAAGGAGGCCCGCGACTACTTCGCCAACCTCGAAGCCGAACGCCGCAACGCTCAGAACAACACGGCCGTGAAGCGCATGACGCTGGAAGACCTCTACAGCCAAATGCAGGACGGCGAAAAACCCGTGCTGAACCTGGTCATCAAGTGCGACGTGCAGGGCACCATCGAAGCGATCGTCGGCTCGCTGGAAAAGCTCGGCACCGAAGACGTGGGCATCAACATCGTGCACACGGCCGTGGGGCGCATCTCCGAATCGGACATCATGCTGGCCACGGCGTCCAACGCCATCGTCGTGGGCTTTAACGTCCGCCCCGAAAACAGCGCCAGCAAACTCGCCGAAAAGGAAAACGTGCAGATCCGCCTGTACAGCATCATCTACGAGATCATCGACGACGTGAAGGCGGCCATGGAAGGCCTGCTGACGCCGACGATCAAGGAAAACTCGCTGGGCGAAGTGGAGATCCGCAAGATCTTCAAGGCGCCCAAGGTCGGCAAGATCGCCGGCTGCCGGGTCATGAAGGGCGCGATCAAACGCGGCAGCAAGGTGCGTTTGGTTCGCGACGGCATCGTGATCTGGGAAGGCTCGGTCGCTTCGCTGCGCCGCGAGAAGGACGAAGCCAGCGAAGTGCGCGAAGGCTTCGAATGCGGCATGACCTTCACCAACTATCAGGATTTCCGCGAAGGCGACATGGTCGAAGCCTACGAGCTCGTGGAAGAGAAGAGAACTCTGTAA